Proteins encoded together in one Pseudomonas arsenicoxydans window:
- a CDS encoding cob(I)yrinic acid a,c-diamide adenosyltransferase, giving the protein MGFRLSKIYTRTGDKGETGLGDGRRVPKDHPRIEAIGEVDTLNSQVGVLLAGLTTESATYPGLNEVIEVLAPCQHRLFDLGGELAMPVYQALNTAEIERLEAAIDLWNEELGPLENFILPGGSALIAQAHVCRSLARSAERRCQQLNAIEPLAGVGLAYINRLSDLLFVMARVIAKRQGIAEILWQPAAKPLD; this is encoded by the coding sequence ATGGGCTTTCGCTTGTCGAAAATTTACACCCGCACCGGCGACAAGGGCGAAACCGGACTGGGCGATGGCCGCCGCGTGCCCAAGGACCATCCGCGGATCGAAGCCATTGGCGAAGTCGATACACTGAACAGTCAGGTGGGCGTGCTGTTGGCCGGGCTGACGACTGAAAGTGCGACGTATCCGGGGTTGAACGAAGTCATCGAAGTCTTGGCGCCTTGCCAGCATCGTTTGTTCGACCTGGGGGGTGAACTGGCGATGCCGGTGTATCAGGCATTGAACACTGCGGAAATCGAACGGCTGGAAGCGGCGATAGATCTGTGGAATGAGGAGTTGGGACCGCTGGAGAATTTCATTCTGCCAGGCGGCTCGGCGCTGATTGCCCAGGCCCATGTGTGCCGAAGCCTGGCGCGCAGTGCGGAGCGACGGTGTCAGCAGTTGAATGCGATTGAGCCGTTGGCCGGGGTAGGTCTGGCGTACATCAATCGGTTGTCGGATTTGCTGTTTGTGATGGCCAGGGTGATCGCCAAGCGGCAGGGGATTGCCGAGATTTTGTGGCAGCCGGCGGCTAAACCCCTGGATTAG
- a CDS encoding mechanosensitive ion channel family protein, with amino-acid sequence MDLNTEVDNLVKASQAWIPMIMEYGSRVLLAVITLAIGWWLINKVAQKLGGLLALRNADLALQGFISSLANIILKVLLIVSVASMIGVETTSFVAAIGAAGLAIGLALQGSLANFAGGVLILLFRPFRIGDWIEAQGVAGTVDSIQIFHTVLRTGDNKTIIVPNGNLSNGIITNTNRQPTRKVVFDVGVDYEADLQKAREVLLELANDPRVLTDPAPQAVISTLGDSSITVSLRVWVKTADYWDVMFMFNEQSRDRLKTAGIDIPFPQRVIRVVQESAVQ; translated from the coding sequence ATGGATTTGAATACTGAAGTAGACAACCTGGTCAAGGCATCCCAAGCCTGGATTCCGATGATCATGGAATACGGCAGCCGCGTGTTGCTGGCGGTAATCACCCTGGCCATCGGCTGGTGGTTGATCAACAAAGTGGCGCAAAAGCTCGGTGGCCTGCTGGCACTGCGCAACGCCGACCTCGCGCTGCAGGGTTTCATCAGCAGCCTGGCGAACATCATTCTCAAGGTGTTATTGATTGTCAGCGTGGCATCGATGATTGGCGTCGAAACCACGTCGTTCGTTGCGGCCATCGGTGCGGCCGGTCTGGCCATCGGTCTGGCCTTGCAGGGCAGCCTGGCGAACTTCGCCGGCGGCGTGCTGATTCTGTTGTTTCGTCCGTTTCGTATTGGTGACTGGATCGAAGCCCAAGGCGTTGCCGGTACAGTCGACAGCATCCAGATCTTCCACACCGTATTGCGCACTGGCGACAACAAAACCATCATCGTGCCGAACGGCAACTTGTCGAACGGTATCATTACCAATACAAATCGCCAGCCGACCCGCAAAGTTGTTTTTGATGTGGGCGTGGACTACGAAGCGGACTTGCAAAAGGCCCGTGAAGTGTTGCTGGAACTGGCCAACGATCCTCGTGTACTGACTGACCCGGCTCCACAAGCAGTCATTTCTACCTTGGGCGACAGTTCGATTACTGTTTCTCTGCGCGTGTGGGTGAAGACAGCGGATTATTGGGATGTGATGTTCATGTTCAACGAACAGTCCCGGGATCGGTTGAAAACGGCGGGTATTGATATTCCATTTCCACAGCGGGTGATTCGTGTGGTGCAGGAATCTGCAGTGCAGTGA
- a CDS encoding sensor histidine kinase, giving the protein MPLRQRLENLPVGQKLLAALLVLLITILLVANLTFISAAYYISQESMAPQALQTIGRLVSNPSLVADALKSPDNAERLLNELNSYSPLRAAALYDGKGERLAQLQHGDRLNLPDRYRHIEAWQATEFRSNQVITLPRPGTAPGHLLLVASSELPVAFYTGTLTASLGILIFSVLLWLVIARQIKRLITRPIHQLEELSRQVTREENYALRASRGNHDEIGSLAEAFNTMLSRIEAREQQLKRARDDSQAAYDQAQGLAEETRHTNRKLELEVQVRSKIEKKLTGFQNYLNSIIDSMPSALIALDEQLYVTQWNQEASALSGTRLDEALNQPIFLAFEPLKPFLPQLKQTVEQHTVAKIERVTWFKDDEPKHYALTFYPLMGGAGRGVVIRIDDITQRLSLEEMMVQSEKMLSVGGLAAGMAHEINNPLGAILHNVQNIRRRLSPDLPKNLEQAEQIGIPLETVNKYLQAREVPQLLDGIQQAGARAAKIVTHMLSFSRRSTRQMAPCDLPALIDQAVEIAGNDFDLAIGFDFKGQAIIRQFDPALGPVPGTANELEQVLLNLLKNAAQAIHQREDDSEPGRIILRTKLNPPWAEIQVEDNGIGMSENVRKRTFEPFFTTKEIGQGTGLGLSVSYFIITNNHKGQMEVQSTLGQGTCFTLRLPLAGTPVISQELNQLSR; this is encoded by the coding sequence ATGCCACTGCGCCAGCGTCTCGAAAACCTTCCCGTCGGCCAGAAACTGTTGGCCGCCCTGCTGGTGTTGTTGATCACCATCCTGCTGGTCGCCAACCTGACCTTTATCAGTGCCGCGTACTACATCTCCCAAGAAAGCATGGCCCCCCAGGCGCTGCAAACCATCGGCCGACTGGTGTCCAACCCGAGTCTGGTGGCCGATGCCTTGAAGTCGCCGGACAACGCCGAACGCTTGCTCAACGAACTCAACAGCTATTCACCGCTGCGTGCCGCCGCCCTTTATGACGGCAAGGGTGAGCGGCTGGCACAGCTGCAGCATGGCGACAGGCTGAACCTTCCGGACCGCTACCGGCACATCGAAGCCTGGCAAGCCACCGAATTTCGCAGCAATCAGGTGATCACCCTGCCCCGCCCCGGCACCGCGCCAGGGCACCTTTTGTTGGTGGCCAGCAGCGAATTGCCGGTGGCGTTCTACACCGGAACCCTGACCGCCAGTCTCGGCATCCTGATTTTCAGTGTGCTGTTGTGGCTGGTGATCGCCCGCCAGATCAAACGCCTGATTACACGACCGATCCATCAGTTGGAAGAGTTGTCACGGCAAGTGACCCGTGAAGAGAACTACGCCCTGCGCGCCTCCCGCGGCAACCACGACGAAATCGGCAGCCTCGCCGAGGCGTTCAACACCATGCTCTCGCGCATCGAGGCCCGGGAGCAGCAGCTCAAGCGTGCTCGGGATGACTCCCAGGCAGCTTACGATCAGGCCCAAGGACTGGCTGAAGAAACCCGCCACACCAATCGCAAACTGGAACTCGAAGTCCAGGTGCGGAGCAAGATCGAGAAAAAGCTCACGGGCTTCCAGAACTACCTCAACAGCATCATCGACTCCATGCCGTCGGCCTTGATCGCCCTCGACGAGCAGCTTTACGTGACCCAGTGGAATCAGGAGGCCAGCGCCCTGTCCGGCACGCGCCTGGACGAAGCGTTGAACCAGCCGATCTTCCTCGCCTTCGAGCCACTGAAACCGTTTCTGCCGCAGCTCAAGCAAACCGTTGAACAACACACCGTGGCCAAGATCGAGCGCGTGACCTGGTTCAAGGACGACGAACCCAAGCATTACGCCCTAACGTTCTACCCCCTGATGGGCGGTGCCGGACGTGGTGTGGTAATCCGTATCGACGACATCACCCAGCGCCTGTCCCTGGAAGAAATGATGGTGCAGTCGGAAAAAATGCTCTCGGTCGGTGGTCTCGCCGCCGGCATGGCCCACGAGATTAACAACCCGTTGGGCGCGATCCTGCACAACGTGCAGAACATCCGCCGACGCCTGTCACCTGATCTGCCGAAAAACCTGGAACAAGCCGAGCAAATCGGTATCCCACTCGAAACGGTCAACAAATACCTGCAAGCGCGGGAAGTGCCACAGTTGCTCGACGGCATTCAACAGGCCGGTGCCCGCGCGGCAAAGATCGTCACCCACATGCTCAGCTTCAGCCGCCGCAGCACCCGGCAAATGGCCCCGTGCGACCTGCCGGCGTTGATCGATCAAGCGGTGGAAATCGCTGGCAACGACTTCGACCTGGCCATCGGCTTCGACTTCAAGGGCCAGGCAATCATTCGCCAGTTCGACCCGGCGCTGGGACCGGTGCCCGGCACCGCCAACGAACTGGAACAGGTGCTGCTCAACCTGCTCAAAAACGCCGCCCAGGCCATTCACCAGCGTGAAGACGACAGCGAACCCGGGCGGATCATCCTGCGCACCAAACTGAATCCGCCGTGGGCCGAGATCCAGGTCGAGGATAACGGCATAGGCATGAGCGAGAACGTGCGCAAACGCACCTTCGAGCCATTCTTCACCACCAAGGAAATCGGCCAGGGCACCGGCCTTGGCTTGTCGGTCTCGTATTTCATCATCACCAACAACCACAAGGGACAGATGGAGGTGCAATCGACACTGGGTCAAGGCACCTGCTTCACATTGCGCCTGCCGCTGGCGGGCACCCCAGTGATCTCACAAGAACTCAATCAGCTATCGAGGTAA
- the secA gene encoding preprotein translocase subunit SecA — MFAPLLKKLFGSKNEREVKRMLKTVQLVNAFEEQMVALSDDQLRAKTDEFKARIAKGETLDKLLPEAFAVAREAGKRVMGMRHFDVQLIGGMTLHEGMIAEMRTGEGKTLVATLGVYLNALSGKGVHVVTVNDYLARRDANWMRPLYEFLGMTVGVVTPFQPPEEKRLAYAADITYGTNNEFGFDYLRDNMAFSMEEKFQRELNFAVIDEVDSILIDEARTPLIISGQAEDSSKLYIEINKLIPQLELHVEEVEGVVTKAGHYTVDEKTRQVELNEAGHQYVEEMLTRIGLLAEGESLYSAHNLGLLTHVYAGLRAHKLFHRNIEYIVQDGQVVLVDEHTGRTMPGRRLSEGLHQAIEAKENLNIQAESQTLASTTFQNYFRLYNKLSGMTGTADTEAFEFHQIYGLSVMVIPPNKPLARKDYNDLVFLTAEEKYAAIINDIKECMTLGRPVLVGTATIETSEHMSALLQKEGIEHKVLNAKFHEKEAEIIAQAGRPGALTIATNMAGRGTDILLGGNWEVEVASLEDPTPEQIAQIKADWQKRHQQVLESGGLQVIASERHESRRIDNQLRGRAGRQGDAGSSRFYLSLEDSLMRIFASDRVKNFMKALGMQSGEAIEHRMVTNAIEKAQRKVEGRNFDIRKQLLEFDDVNNEQRKVIYHMRNTLLAADNIGETIADFRQDVLNATVSAHIPPQSLPEQWDVAGLEAALQSDFGVALPIQKWLDEDDHLYEETLREKLMTELLAAYNEKEEQASAEALRTFEKQIVLRVLDDLWKDHLSTMDHLRHGIHLRGYAQKNPKQEYKRESYTLFSELLDSIKRDSIRVLSHVQVRREDPEAEEQRLRQEAEALAARMQFEHAEAPGLEMQPELVGEEIDVALATAPVRNEQKLGRNELCYCGSGKKFKHCHGQIQ; from the coding sequence ATGTTTGCGCCTTTGTTAAAGAAACTTTTTGGAAGCAAGAACGAGCGTGAAGTCAAACGCATGCTCAAGACGGTGCAACTCGTCAATGCCTTCGAAGAGCAAATGGTAGCCCTTTCGGACGATCAATTGCGTGCCAAGACAGATGAGTTCAAGGCCCGCATCGCCAAAGGGGAAACCCTCGACAAGCTGCTGCCAGAAGCCTTTGCGGTCGCCCGCGAAGCCGGTAAGCGTGTCATGGGTATGCGTCACTTCGATGTCCAGCTGATCGGCGGCATGACCTTGCATGAAGGCATGATCGCGGAAATGCGTACCGGTGAAGGCAAGACCCTGGTGGCAACACTGGGTGTTTACCTCAACGCGCTGTCCGGCAAAGGCGTGCACGTTGTGACGGTGAACGACTACCTGGCCCGACGCGACGCCAACTGGATGCGTCCGCTCTACGAATTCCTCGGCATGACGGTCGGCGTGGTTACGCCATTCCAGCCGCCGGAAGAGAAACGTCTGGCTTACGCCGCCGATATCACCTACGGCACCAACAACGAATTCGGGTTTGACTACCTGCGCGACAACATGGCGTTCAGCATGGAAGAAAAATTCCAGCGCGAACTCAATTTTGCCGTGATCGACGAAGTCGACTCCATCCTCATCGACGAAGCCCGTACCCCGCTGATCATTTCCGGTCAGGCCGAGGACAGCTCCAAGCTGTACATCGAGATCAACAAACTGATCCCGCAGCTGGAATTGCACGTCGAAGAAGTGGAAGGCGTCGTCACCAAGGCCGGCCATTACACCGTCGACGAGAAGACCCGCCAGGTCGAACTCAACGAAGCCGGTCACCAGTACGTCGAAGAAATGCTCACCCGTATCGGTCTGCTGGCCGAGGGCGAGAGCCTGTACTCGGCGCACAACCTGGGCCTGCTGACCCACGTTTATGCCGGTCTGCGTGCGCACAAGCTGTTCCATCGCAACATCGAATACATCGTGCAGGACGGTCAGGTTGTCCTGGTCGACGAACATACCGGTCGTACCATGCCGGGTCGCCGTCTGTCCGAAGGCCTGCACCAGGCGATCGAGGCGAAGGAAAACCTGAACATCCAGGCCGAAAGCCAGACCCTGGCGTCGACCACGTTCCAGAACTACTTCCGTCTGTACAACAAGCTGTCCGGCATGACCGGTACCGCTGACACCGAAGCGTTCGAATTCCACCAGATCTACGGTCTGTCGGTGATGGTTATCCCGCCGAACAAGCCGCTGGCGCGTAAAGACTACAACGACCTGGTGTTCCTGACCGCCGAAGAGAAATACGCGGCGATCATCAATGACATCAAGGAATGCATGACCCTGGGCCGTCCGGTGCTGGTGGGTACTGCAACCATCGAAACGTCCGAGCACATGTCTGCGCTGCTGCAGAAAGAAGGCATCGAACACAAGGTCCTGAACGCCAAGTTCCACGAAAAAGAAGCCGAGATCATTGCTCAGGCCGGTCGTCCGGGCGCATTGACCATCGCAACCAACATGGCCGGTCGTGGTACCGACATCCTGTTGGGCGGTAACTGGGAAGTTGAAGTTGCGTCGCTTGAAGACCCGACCCCTGAGCAGATTGCCCAGATCAAGGCCGATTGGCAGAAACGTCACCAGCAAGTACTGGAGTCGGGCGGCTTGCAGGTGATCGCTTCCGAGCGTCACGAATCGCGCCGTATCGACAACCAGCTGCGTGGTCGTGCCGGTCGTCAGGGTGACGCCGGTTCCAGCCGTTTCTACCTGTCGCTGGAAGACAGCCTGATGCGCATCTTCGCCTCTGACCGGGTGAAGAACTTCATGAAAGCGTTGGGCATGCAGTCCGGTGAAGCGATCGAGCACCGCATGGTGACCAACGCCATCGAGAAGGCGCAGCGCAAGGTTGAAGGCCGTAACTTCGATATCCGCAAGCAATTGCTCGAGTTCGATGACGTCAACAACGAACAGCGTAAAGTGATCTATCACATGCGTAACACGTTGCTGGCCGCCGACAACATCGGTGAAACCATCGCTGACTTCCGTCAGGACGTGCTCAACGCTACCGTCAGCGCACACATTCCACCGCAATCGCTGCCTGAGCAGTGGGACGTGGCCGGTCTGGAAGCTGCGTTGCAGAGCGACTTCGGTGTGGCGCTGCCGATCCAGAAATGGCTCGACGAAGACGATCACCTGTACGAAGAAACCCTGCGCGAGAAGCTCATGACCGAGCTGCTGGCGGCGTACAACGAGAAAGAAGAGCAGGCGAGCGCCGAAGCGCTGCGCACCTTCGAGAAACAAATCGTTCTGCGTGTGCTGGATGACTTGTGGAAAGACCACCTGTCGACCATGGATCACCTGCGTCACGGCATCCACTTGCGTGGTTATGCGCAGAAGAACCCGAAGCAAGAGTACAAGCGCGAGTCGTACACGCTGTTCTCCGAGTTGCTGGATTCGATCAAGCGCGACTCGATCCGTGTGCTGTCGCACGTTCAGGTTCGCCGCGAAGATCCGGAAGCCGAAGAGCAACGCCTGCGTCAGGAAGCCGAAGCACTGGCCGCCCGCATGCAGTTCGAACACGCCGAAGCTCCTGGCCTGGAAATGCAACCGGAACTGGTCGGTGAAGAGATTGATGTAGCCCTTGCCACCGCCCCTGTCCGCAACGAACAGAAGCTGGGCCGTAACGAACTGTGCTACTGCGGTTCGGGCAAGAAATTCAAGCATTGCCACGGGCAGATCCAGTAA
- the argJ gene encoding bifunctional glutamate N-acetyltransferase/amino-acid acetyltransferase ArgJ yields MAVGLGPLPTLHPVAGFELGIASAGIKRPGRKDVVVMRCAEGSTVAGVFTLNAFCAAPVILAKQRVQGPVRYLLTNTGNANAGTGEPGLAAAERTCAKLAELTGVDASLVLPYSTGVIGEPLPVEKIEGALQAALDDLSVNNWEAAATGIMTTDTLPKGASRQFQHDGVTITVTGISKGAGMIRPNMATMLGYIATDAKVSRDVLQNLLLDGANKSFNRITIDGDTSTNDCCMLIATGQAALPEITSSNGELFAKLKQAVFEVCMDVAQAIVRDGEGATKFVTVEVNGGGNHQECLDVAYTVAHSPLIKTALFASDPNWGRILAAVGRAGVPNLDVSKIDVFLGEVCIASRGARAATYTEAQGAAVMQQEEITIRIELGRGDCSETIWTTDLSHEYVKINAEYRT; encoded by the coding sequence ATGGCTGTTGGTCTTGGTCCTTTGCCAACGTTGCACCCGGTTGCCGGTTTTGAACTCGGTATTGCCTCGGCCGGCATCAAGCGCCCTGGGCGCAAGGATGTCGTGGTCATGCGCTGCGCCGAGGGTTCCACGGTCGCGGGCGTGTTCACCCTGAACGCCTTTTGTGCCGCTCCGGTGATTCTGGCCAAGCAGCGCGTGCAAGGCCCGGTGCGTTACCTGCTGACCAACACCGGCAATGCCAACGCAGGTACTGGCGAGCCAGGCCTGGCTGCCGCCGAGCGTACGTGCGCCAAACTGGCTGAACTGACTGGCGTCGATGCAAGTCTGGTGCTGCCGTACTCCACCGGTGTCATCGGCGAGCCGCTGCCGGTAGAGAAAATCGAAGGCGCCCTGCAGGCAGCCCTGGATGATCTGTCGGTCAACAACTGGGAAGCAGCCGCCACCGGCATCATGACCACTGACACGTTGCCAAAAGGCGCGAGCCGTCAGTTCCAGCATGACGGCGTGACCATCACCGTCACCGGTATCAGCAAAGGCGCGGGCATGATTCGCCCGAACATGGCGACCATGCTCGGCTACATCGCCACTGACGCCAAAGTCTCCCGCGATGTGCTGCAGAACCTGTTGCTGGATGGCGCCAACAAGTCATTCAACCGCATCACCATCGACGGCGACACGTCGACCAACGATTGCTGCATGCTGATCGCCACCGGTCAGGCGGCGCTGCCGGAAATCACTTCGTCCAACGGTGAGTTGTTCGCCAAGCTCAAGCAGGCTGTGTTTGAAGTGTGCATGGACGTGGCCCAGGCCATCGTTCGCGACGGCGAAGGCGCGACCAAGTTCGTCACCGTTGAAGTCAACGGCGGCGGCAATCATCAAGAGTGCCTGGACGTTGCTTACACCGTGGCCCACTCGCCGCTGATCAAGACCGCACTGTTTGCTTCCGACCCGAACTGGGGCCGCATTCTGGCCGCTGTCGGTCGTGCCGGCGTGCCGAATCTGGACGTGAGCAAGATCGACGTGTTCCTCGGCGAAGTGTGCATCGCCAGCCGTGGCGCCCGTGCCGCGACCTACACCGAAGCCCAGGGCGCGGCGGTGATGCAGCAGGAAGAAATCACCATCCGGATCGAGTTGGGTCGCGGCGATTGCAGCGAAACCATCTGGACCACCGACCTGTCCCACGAATACGTGAAGATCAACGCCGAGTACCGTACTTGA
- a CDS encoding YajQ family cyclic di-GMP-binding protein, which produces MPSFDVVSELDKHEVTNAVENAVKELDRRYDLKGKGTFEFKEKELTVNLTAEADFQLEAMIEILKLALVKRKIDVQCLEVKDAYASGKLMKQEAVLKEGIDKELAKKIVAHVKDAKLKVQAAIQGEQVRITGKKRDDLQEAIAALRAKTFDMPLQFNNFRD; this is translated from the coding sequence ATGCCGTCGTTCGACGTGGTATCCGAACTGGACAAACACGAAGTCACCAACGCGGTCGAGAACGCCGTCAAGGAACTCGATCGCCGTTATGACCTGAAAGGCAAAGGCACCTTCGAGTTCAAGGAAAAGGAGCTGACCGTCAACCTGACCGCTGAAGCGGACTTCCAGCTCGAAGCAATGATCGAGATCCTCAAGCTGGCCCTGGTCAAGCGCAAGATCGATGTGCAATGCCTTGAAGTCAAAGACGCCTATGCCTCGGGCAAGCTGATGAAGCAGGAAGCGGTCCTCAAGGAAGGTATCGACAAAGAGCTGGCGAAGAAAATCGTCGCTCACGTCAAGGACGCCAAGCTCAAGGTTCAGGCAGCCATTCAGGGTGAGCAAGTGCGCATCACCGGCAAGAAACGTGACGACTTGCAGGAAGCCATCGCGGCCCTGCGCGCCAAAACCTTCGACATGCCGCTGCAGTTCAACAACTTCCGCGACTGA
- a CDS encoding putative 2-dehydropantoate 2-reductase: MSTTWHVLGAGSLGTLWATRLARAGIPVRLIVRDEQRLQAYQAAGGLTLVEHGEARTYEIPGETAHSKEPISRLLVACKAYDAESAIAQLAPRLTPDAELILLQNGLGSQDAVAAQVPQARCVFASSTEGAFRDGDWRVVFAGHGYTWLGDAGHPVAPIWLDDLTVAGIPHEWSTDILTRLWRKLALNCAINPLTVLHDCRNGGLQEHHCEVATLCSELTDLLERCGQPAAAQDLQQEVERVIHATAANYSSMHQDVANQRRTEISYLLGYVCKLAARHQLNLPHLNQLQQRLIAHLRSLGLPSD, translated from the coding sequence ATGTCTACCACCTGGCATGTTCTGGGCGCCGGCAGTCTCGGCACCTTGTGGGCCACGCGTCTGGCCCGGGCCGGGATACCGGTCAGATTGATCGTGCGTGACGAGCAGCGACTGCAGGCCTATCAGGCAGCCGGCGGGCTGACGCTGGTGGAGCACGGCGAAGCCCGCACCTATGAAATCCCCGGTGAAACGGCACACAGCAAGGAACCGATCAGCCGCTTGCTGGTGGCCTGTAAAGCTTACGACGCCGAGAGCGCCATCGCCCAACTGGCGCCGCGCCTGACGCCTGATGCCGAGTTGATCCTGTTGCAAAACGGCCTCGGCAGTCAGGATGCCGTTGCCGCGCAGGTCCCGCAGGCGCGCTGCGTGTTCGCATCGAGCACCGAAGGCGCGTTTCGCGACGGCGATTGGCGTGTGGTGTTCGCCGGTCATGGTTACACCTGGCTCGGCGATGCCGGCCATCCGGTGGCGCCAATCTGGCTGGATGACCTGACCGTCGCCGGTATTCCACATGAGTGGAGCACCGATATCCTGACCCGGCTGTGGCGAAAGCTGGCGCTCAACTGTGCGATCAATCCCCTGACTGTGCTGCACGACTGTCGCAATGGTGGCTTGCAGGAACATCACTGCGAAGTCGCCACCCTGTGCAGCGAACTGACTGATTTGCTGGAGCGTTGCGGTCAGCCCGCAGCGGCGCAAGACCTTCAACAGGAAGTTGAGCGAGTGATCCACGCCACAGCGGCCAATTACTCCTCGATGCACCAGGACGTCGCCAATCAGCGCCGAACCGAAATCAGTTATCTGTTGGGCTATGTCTGCAAATTAGCGGCGCGCCACCAGTTGAACCTGCCCCACCTCAATCAATTACAGCAGCGGCTGATTGCGCATCTGCGCAGCCTTGGATTGCCCAGCGACTGA
- a CDS encoding glutathione S-transferase family protein, whose protein sequence is MSLHLIIGDKLHSSWSLRGALALDLTGAPYTEELIKLGKPDTRERLLKHSPTGKVPLLKTEHGTIADSLAIAEYLAEQFPDAGLWPKDTAARAQARSACAQMHAGFFAMRGNMPFDLSHDAPLSPTPADVQADIERMLALWAECRAASTETGPFLFGDATLADAFFAPIAVRLRTYQVKLPAVDEAYVETLYQWPAFKAWQKAGLEEVGQ, encoded by the coding sequence ATGAGCCTCCACCTGATCATCGGCGACAAACTGCATTCCTCCTGGTCCCTTCGCGGCGCGCTGGCACTTGACCTCACCGGCGCTCCCTACACCGAAGAACTGATCAAACTGGGCAAGCCGGACACCCGCGAGCGGCTGCTCAAGCACTCGCCGACCGGCAAGGTTCCGTTGTTGAAAACCGAACACGGCACCATCGCTGACTCCCTGGCGATTGCCGAATACCTGGCCGAGCAATTTCCCGACGCCGGCCTCTGGCCCAAAGACACCGCGGCCCGTGCCCAGGCACGTTCAGCCTGTGCGCAGATGCATGCCGGGTTCTTCGCCATGCGCGGCAACATGCCGTTCGACCTGAGCCACGATGCTCCTTTATCGCCGACCCCCGCTGACGTTCAAGCAGACATCGAGCGCATGCTGGCGTTGTGGGCCGAATGCCGAGCGGCGTCGACTGAAACCGGTCCGTTCCTGTTTGGTGACGCGACCCTGGCAGATGCATTCTTCGCACCGATTGCCGTGCGCCTGCGCACCTACCAGGTGAAGTTGCCTGCCGTGGACGAGGCCTACGTCGAAACCCTTTACCAATGGCCAGCGTTCAAGGCCTGGCAGAAGGCAGGCCTGGAGGAGGTTGGACAGTGA
- a CDS encoding Nudix family hydrolase → MKRVHVAAAVIRDRSGKVLIARRADTQHQGGLWEFPGGKVEDDESVETALARELQEELGIVVSTARPLIKVRHDYPDKQVLLDVWEVSAFTGEPHGAEGQPLEWVSQRDLLSYEFPAANRPIVAAARLPAEYLITPEDLETPALLRGIQKAIANGIKLIQLRAPNGYDPKYRDLAVDAAGLCAGKAQLMIKGPFEWLGDFPSAGWHITAAQLRKYAAAGRPLPASRWLAASCHNAEELALAEEMGVDFVTLSPVQPTQTHPDAQPLGWEQASALIEGFSKPVFLLGGVGPAERQKAWEAGAQGVAGIRAFWPDSLV, encoded by the coding sequence GTGAAACGAGTACACGTAGCCGCCGCCGTTATCCGTGACAGAAGTGGCAAAGTCCTGATCGCACGCCGCGCCGACACCCAGCACCAGGGCGGTTTGTGGGAATTCCCTGGCGGCAAGGTCGAAGACGACGAATCCGTCGAAACCGCTCTGGCTCGCGAGCTTCAAGAAGAACTGGGCATTGTGGTCAGCACCGCGCGACCGTTGATCAAGGTTCGCCACGATTACCCGGACAAGCAGGTGTTGCTGGACGTCTGGGAAGTCTCGGCCTTTACCGGCGAACCCCACGGCGCCGAAGGCCAGCCTCTGGAATGGGTGTCCCAGCGCGATCTGCTGAGTTACGAATTCCCGGCGGCCAACCGGCCGATCGTTGCGGCGGCACGCTTGCCAGCCGAATATCTGATTACCCCGGAAGATCTGGAAACCCCGGCGTTGCTGCGCGGTATTCAGAAAGCCATCGCCAACGGTATCAAGCTGATCCAGTTGCGCGCGCCTAACGGCTACGACCCGAAATACCGCGATCTGGCCGTGGATGCAGCGGGGCTGTGTGCCGGCAAGGCGCAGTTGATGATCAAAGGGCCGTTCGAATGGTTGGGCGACTTCCCGTCCGCCGGTTGGCACATCACCGCCGCGCAATTGCGCAAATACGCAGCAGCGGGGCGTCCGTTGCCGGCGTCGCGCTGGTTGGCGGCGTCTTGCCACAATGCCGAAGAGTTGGCGCTGGCCGAAGAGATGGGGGTGGACTTTGTGACCTTGTCGCCGGTGCAGCCGACCCAGACGCATCCTGATGCGCAGCCGTTGGGTTGGGAGCAGGCTTCGGCGTTGATCGAGGGTTTCAGCAAACCGGTGTTCCTGCTCGGCGGCGTTGGCCCGGCCGAACGGCAGAAGGCCTGGGAAGCTGGAGCACAGGGCGTGGCGGGGATTCGGGCGTTCTGGCCGGATTCTTTGGTGTAG